From a single Tachypleus tridentatus isolate NWPU-2018 chromosome 6, ASM421037v1, whole genome shotgun sequence genomic region:
- the LOC143253891 gene encoding cytotoxic granule associated RNA binding protein TIA1-like isoform X10: MNKRNCLGREMKVNWATSPGNTPKQDTSKHYHIFVGDLSPEIETIQLREAFTPFGEISDCRVVRDPQTLKSKGYGFVSFVKKTDAETAITQMNGQWLGTRAIRTNWATRKPANNRPNEGRHHLTAANSKPLTFDEVYNQSSPNNCTVYCGGINQGLTDELMHKTFITYGPIQEIRVFKDKGYAFIRFATKEAATHAIVGTHNSEINSQIVKCSWGKETGDPTNQQQTQNLTTPYTYPYQQMGYWYPQGYPPVQGQFVQGVNYPYGQYYGQGFGMGMQMAWQGIPGQPPMAAAAAQSPIGQGLQQPSVIGAYPMQHYQAQ, translated from the exons aacACTATCACATATTCGTTGGCGACTTGAGTCCTGAAATAGAAACCATACAGCTTAGAGAAGCGTTCACACCGTTTGGAGAAATATC agatTGCCGAGTTGTTAGAGATCCCCAGACGCTCAAGTCCAAAGGTTACGGGTTTGTATCTTTCGTGAAGAAAACG GATGCCGAAACTGCTATTACTCAGATGAATGGCCAGTGGTTGGGAACAAGAGCCATCAGGACAAACTGGGCTACCCGAAAACCTGCCAATAACAGGCCAAACGAGGGTAGGCATCATCTTACCG CCGCAAACTCTAAACCTCTGACGTTTGATGAAGTCTACAATCAATCCAGCCCAAACAACTGTACCGTCTACTGTGGGGGTATAAACCAAGGGCTCACTG atGAACTTATGCATAAAACATTCATAACTTATGGTCCAATCCAGGAAATACGAGTGTTTAAGGATAAAGGTTATGCATTTATCAG GTTTGCCACAAAGGAGGCAGCAACACATGCAATAGTTGGCACTCACAACTCTGAAATAAACAGCCAGATAGTCAAGTGTTCCTGGGGAAAGGAAACTGGTGACCCTACCAACCAACAGCAAACCCAA AACCTGACAACCCCTTACACCTACCCCTACCAACAGATGGGCTACTGGTACCCTCAAGGCTACCCCCCAGTGCAGGGACAGTTTGTGCAGGGAGTGAATTACCCCTATGGCCAGTACTACGGGCAAGGATTTGG GATGGGGATGCAGATGGCTTGGCAGGGAATTCCGGGGCAGCCTCCCATGGCTGCAGCAGCTGCCCAGAGCCCCATAGGACAGGGACTTCAACAGCCAAGTGTGATTGGTGCCTACCCTATGCAACACTACCAGGCTCAGTAA